Proteins encoded in a region of the Streptomyces sp. NBC_01471 genome:
- the pknB gene encoding Stk1 family PASTA domain-containing Ser/Thr kinase, with amino-acid sequence MEEPRRLGGRYELGSVLGRGGMAEVYLAHDTRLGRTVAVKTLRADLARDPSFQARFRREAQSAASLNHPAIVAVYDTGEDYVDNISIPYIVMEYVDGSTLRELLHSGRKLLPERTLEMTIGILQALEYSHRNGIVHRDIKPANVMLTRTGQVKVMDFGIARAMGDSGMTMTQTSAVIGTAQYLSPEQAKGEQVDARSDLYSTGCLLYELLTVRPPFIGDSPVAVAYQHVREEPQTPSNFDAEITPEMDAIVLKALVKDPDYRYQSADEMRADIEACLDGQPVAATAAMGAAGYGGYDAEQPTTAIRQQDQAAGQTSMLPPVNPDDGYGYDDRPDRRRGRPQKKSNTSTILLIVAGVLVLVGAILIGKSLFSNKGSDSGEVTVPQLVGQSLNRAKGSVANSGLKLTVSERKPCDNAAKGQVCSQDPKFGSTKLKQGETVSVVVSTGAPKVEVPNVNGETEDDATRDLEGKGFKVNPQQVESDSEEGKVFDQSPKGNTTAQKGSEITIKIAKSTKIPVPDVKGRTFEDASKQLTDAGFQVSRAADQESDQPAGSVISQDPAGGEAAKGATITLTVAKAKASPTQTAIPEIRAKKLSEAKQILNQAGFTNIQIAGGSSGDDNAIVTGADPAVGTQEDDPGSTTVTLTTMGGGGNGNNGGGNHHGGNDDGGGIFDGWN; translated from the coding sequence ATGGAAGAGCCGCGTCGCCTCGGCGGCCGGTACGAGCTGGGCTCGGTGCTCGGCCGTGGTGGCATGGCCGAGGTCTACCTCGCGCATGACACCCGGCTCGGCCGCACCGTCGCCGTGAAGACGCTGCGGGCGGACCTCGCCCGCGACCCGTCCTTCCAGGCCCGGTTCCGCCGTGAGGCCCAGTCGGCCGCCTCGCTCAACCACCCCGCGATCGTCGCTGTCTACGACACCGGCGAGGACTATGTGGACAACATCTCCATCCCGTACATCGTGATGGAGTACGTCGACGGGTCCACCCTCAGGGAGCTCCTGCACTCCGGCCGCAAGCTGCTGCCCGAGCGCACCCTGGAAATGACCATCGGCATCCTGCAGGCGCTGGAGTACTCGCACCGCAACGGCATCGTCCACCGTGACATCAAACCGGCCAACGTCATGCTGACGCGCACCGGCCAGGTGAAGGTCATGGACTTCGGCATCGCGCGCGCCATGGGCGACTCCGGGATGACCATGACGCAGACGTCCGCGGTGATCGGCACGGCCCAGTACCTCTCCCCCGAGCAGGCCAAGGGGGAGCAGGTCGACGCCCGCTCGGACCTGTACTCGACGGGCTGCCTGCTCTACGAGCTGCTGACGGTCCGGCCGCCGTTCATCGGTGACTCGCCGGTCGCGGTCGCCTATCAGCATGTACGCGAAGAGCCGCAGACCCCCAGCAACTTCGACGCCGAGATCACGCCCGAGATGGACGCCATCGTCCTCAAGGCCCTGGTCAAGGACCCGGACTACCGCTACCAGTCGGCCGACGAGATGCGCGCCGACATCGAGGCGTGCCTCGACGGCCAGCCGGTCGCCGCGACCGCGGCGATGGGCGCGGCCGGCTACGGCGGGTACGACGCGGAGCAGCCCACGACCGCCATACGGCAGCAGGACCAGGCCGCAGGACAGACGTCCATGCTGCCCCCGGTCAACCCGGACGACGGTTACGGCTACGACGACCGCCCCGACCGCCGGCGGGGCCGCCCCCAGAAGAAGTCGAACACGTCGACGATCCTGCTCATCGTGGCAGGTGTCCTGGTGCTGGTCGGTGCGATCCTCATCGGGAAGTCGCTGTTCAGCAACAAGGGCAGCGACTCGGGCGAGGTCACCGTGCCGCAGCTCGTCGGCCAGTCCCTGAACCGCGCGAAGGGCTCGGTCGCCAACTCGGGGCTGAAGCTGACCGTCTCCGAGCGGAAGCCCTGCGACAACGCGGCCAAGGGGCAGGTCTGCAGCCAGGACCCGAAGTTCGGCAGTACCAAGCTCAAGCAGGGCGAGACCGTCTCGGTGGTCGTGTCCACCGGCGCCCCCAAGGTCGAGGTGCCCAACGTCAACGGTGAGACCGAGGACGACGCCACCCGGGACCTTGAGGGCAAGGGGTTCAAGGTGAACCCGCAGCAGGTCGAGTCCGACTCGGAAGAGGGCAAGGTCTTCGACCAGTCCCCGAAGGGCAACACCACGGCCCAGAAGGGCTCCGAAATCACGATCAAGATCGCGAAGTCGACCAAGATCCCGGTTCCGGACGTCAAGGGCCGCACCTTCGAGGACGCGTCCAAGCAGCTGACCGACGCGGGCTTCCAGGTGTCCCGGGCCGCCGACCAGGAGTCGGACCAGCCGGCCGGCTCGGTGATCAGCCAGGACCCGGCCGGCGGCGAGGCCGCGAAGGGCGCCACGATCACGCTGACGGTGGCCAAGGCCAAGGCGTCGCCGACGCAGACGGCCATCCCCGAGATCAGAGCCAAGAAGCTGTCCGAGGCGAAGCAGATCCTCAACCAGGCCGGCTTCACCAACATCCAGATCGCGGGCGGCAGCAGCGGCGACGACAACGCGATCGTCACCGGCGCGGACCCCGCGGTCGGCACCCAGGAGGATGACCCGGGCAGCACCACGGTCACGCTCACCACGATGGGCGGCGGCGGCAACGGGAACAACGGCGGCGGGAATCACCACGGCGGAAACGACGACGGCGGCGGCATCTTCGACGGCTGGAACTGA
- a CDS encoding aminodeoxychorismate/anthranilate synthase component II codes for MSARILVVDNYDSFVFNLVQYLYQLGAECEVVRNDEVTLAHAQDGFDGVLLSPGPGTPEHAGVCVDMVRHCADTGVPVFGVCLGMQSMAVAYGGVVDRAPELLHGKTSPVTHEGAGVFAGLPSPFTATRYHSLAAEPRTVPAELAVTAWTADGIIMGLRHRELPVEGVQFHPESVLTEHGHLMLANWLVQCGDVGAVGRSAGLAPVVGKAAA; via the coding sequence ATGAGCGCCCGCATCCTCGTCGTCGACAACTACGACAGCTTTGTCTTCAACCTGGTCCAGTACCTGTACCAGCTGGGCGCCGAGTGCGAAGTCGTGCGGAACGACGAGGTCACCCTCGCGCACGCGCAGGACGGCTTCGACGGCGTGCTGCTCTCCCCCGGACCCGGAACGCCCGAACACGCGGGTGTCTGCGTGGACATGGTGCGGCACTGCGCCGACACCGGGGTCCCCGTCTTCGGAGTCTGCCTGGGCATGCAGTCGATGGCCGTGGCGTACGGCGGTGTGGTGGACCGGGCGCCCGAGCTGCTGCACGGCAAGACCTCGCCGGTGACGCACGAGGGGGCCGGTGTCTTCGCCGGTCTGCCTTCGCCCTTCACCGCGACGCGCTACCACTCACTGGCCGCCGAGCCCCGGACAGTACCGGCCGAGCTGGCCGTCACCGCGTGGACCGCCGACGGCATCATCATGGGGCTGCGCCACCGGGAACTCCCGGTCGAGGGCGTGCAGTTCCACCCCGAGTCGGTACTCACCGAGCACGGCCACCTGATGCTCGCCAACTGGCTGGTCCAGTGCGGCGACGTGGGCGCGGTCGGACGGTCGGCGGGACTCGCGCCGGTGGTGGGCAAGGCCGCGGCGTGA
- a CDS encoding class E sortase, with translation MASTTEQDEQTTTPRARRGGRGPIATAVSVFGELLITAGLVLGLFVVYSLWWTNVVADRHAAAQGHKIRDNWSHGSTGPGALDTKDGIGFLHVPSMKNGEVLVRRGTSTGILNEGVAGYYVKPVKAGLPSDKTGNFALAAHRDGHGAKFHNIDKVKTGDPVVFETKDTWYIYKVFKELRQTSKYNVHVLQPVPKESGKKKPGRYITLTTCTPVYTSRYRYVVWGELERTEKVDAKRTPPAELR, from the coding sequence GTGGCATCGACGACCGAGCAGGACGAGCAGACAACCACGCCCCGTGCGCGCCGCGGCGGCCGGGGACCGATCGCGACCGCGGTCAGCGTCTTCGGTGAACTGCTCATCACAGCGGGGCTGGTGCTCGGACTCTTCGTCGTCTACTCGCTGTGGTGGACGAACGTCGTGGCCGACCGGCACGCGGCGGCGCAGGGACACAAGATCCGTGACAACTGGTCGCACGGCAGCACCGGCCCCGGCGCCCTCGACACCAAGGACGGCATCGGATTCCTCCATGTGCCGTCGATGAAGAACGGCGAGGTGCTGGTCAGGCGGGGCACCAGCACCGGCATTCTCAACGAGGGTGTCGCCGGGTACTACGTGAAGCCGGTCAAGGCGGGGCTCCCGTCCGACAAGACGGGCAACTTCGCGCTGGCCGCGCACCGCGACGGGCACGGCGCGAAGTTCCACAACATCGACAAGGTCAAGACCGGTGATCCGGTCGTCTTCGAGACCAAGGACACCTGGTACATCTACAAGGTGTTCAAGGAGCTCCGGCAGACGTCGAAGTACAACGTCCACGTCCTCCAGCCGGTGCCCAAGGAGTCGGGCAAGAAGAAGCCGGGCCGCTACATCACGCTGACGACCTGTACCCCGGTCTACACATCCCGGTACCGGTACGTCGTGTGGGGCGAGCTGGAGCGCACGGAGAAGGTCGACGCCAAGCGCACCCCGCCGGCCGAACTGCGCTGA
- a CDS encoding penicillin-binding protein 2, whose product MNKPLRRIAIFCGLLVVALLLRDNWIQYVTADSLNSRKENRRVEIERYAHQRGDIIVDGKAVTGSTVTKGSMYKYKRTWKDGPMWAPVTGYASQAFGATQLENLNDSILTGNDDRLFFDRTASMFTGEKKQGGNVVTTLNADAQKAAFKGLGDKKGAVAALDPKTGAILAMASTPSYDPSTFAGNSTGSDTKNYTKLKDDKNEPLLNRALRQTYPPGSAFKVVTASAALENGLYDSVDTPTRSPLPWRLPLSSKDLPNEGNLPCKNATLVEALRVSCNTVFGKIGADLGNDKMRAEAEKFGFNSEQFTPVRSNASVFSKGMDKAQTALSSIGQFNTAATPLQMAMVASAVANDGTLMKPYMVDRLTAPNLDTVAKTDPEKQSEPLTKEHAQMVQKMMEAVVTRGTGGKAQIPGVTVGGKTGTAQNGVNNSGNPYAWFISYAKTDQGSPVAVAVVVEDSNASRQDISGGGLAGPIAKDVMSAVINSKK is encoded by the coding sequence GTGAACAAGCCCCTGCGCCGAATCGCGATCTTCTGCGGTCTCCTCGTCGTCGCCCTGCTGCTGCGCGACAACTGGATCCAGTACGTCACGGCCGACAGCCTCAACTCCCGCAAGGAGAACCGCCGCGTCGAGATCGAGCGCTACGCCCACCAGCGCGGTGACATCATCGTCGACGGCAAAGCGGTCACCGGCTCGACCGTGACCAAGGGCAGCATGTACAAGTACAAGCGCACCTGGAAGGACGGCCCCATGTGGGCGCCCGTCACCGGGTACGCCTCGCAGGCGTTCGGCGCGACGCAGCTGGAGAATCTGAACGACTCCATCCTCACCGGCAACGACGACCGGCTCTTCTTCGACCGGACAGCCTCCATGTTCACGGGTGAGAAGAAGCAGGGCGGCAACGTCGTCACCACGCTGAACGCCGACGCCCAGAAGGCCGCTTTCAAGGGACTCGGCGACAAGAAGGGCGCCGTGGCCGCCCTCGACCCGAAGACCGGCGCGATCCTCGCCATGGCCTCGACGCCCTCGTACGACCCCTCGACGTTCGCGGGCAACTCCACGGGCAGCGACACGAAGAACTACACGAAGCTCAAGGACGACAAGAACGAGCCGCTGCTCAACCGGGCGCTGCGCCAGACGTACCCGCCCGGCTCCGCCTTCAAGGTGGTCACCGCGTCGGCCGCCCTGGAGAACGGCCTGTACGACAGCGTCGACACCCCGACCAGGTCCCCGCTGCCCTGGCGGCTGCCGCTTTCGAGCAAGGACCTGCCCAACGAGGGCAATCTGCCCTGCAAGAACGCGACACTGGTTGAGGCCCTGCGGGTGTCCTGCAACACCGTCTTCGGCAAGATCGGAGCCGACCTCGGGAACGACAAGATGCGCGCGGAGGCCGAGAAGTTCGGCTTCAACAGCGAGCAGTTCACGCCCGTCCGCTCCAACGCCAGTGTCTTCTCCAAGGGCATGGACAAGGCGCAGACCGCGCTCTCCTCGATCGGCCAGTTCAACACCGCGGCCACCCCGCTCCAGATGGCCATGGTCGCTTCCGCGGTCGCCAACGACGGCACGCTGATGAAGCCCTACATGGTCGACCGCCTCACCGCGCCGAACCTGGACACCGTCGCCAAGACCGACCCGGAGAAGCAGAGCGAGCCCCTGACGAAGGAGCACGCGCAGATGGTCCAGAAGATGATGGAAGCGGTCGTCACGAGGGGTACCGGCGGGAAGGCGCAGATCCCCGGCGTCACTGTCGGCGGCAAGACCGGTACCGCGCAGAACGGCGTCAACAACAGCGGCAACCCGTACGCCTGGTTCATCTCGTACGCCAAGACCGACCAGGGTTCGCCGGTCGCCGTGGCCGTCGTCGTCGAGGACTCCAACGCCTCCCGCCAGGACATCTCCGGTGGCGGTCTCGCCGGTCCGATCGCCAAGGACGTCATGTCCGCCGTCATCAACAGCAAGAAGTGA
- a CDS encoding class E sortase: protein MTVRLIVRSFSELCITVGALIVLFVAYLLFWTGVKADNAADHQIDDLHHQWARSAAATPGPAPGSGATAPSKPKPAAPPAPVAYHAGKPFAVMYIPRLGGSWSRPVLQNTAVGTLQRGLGHYAGTARLGATGNFAVAGHRRTYGDPFKDFPKLRPGDAVVLTDGTTWFTYRIDKKPYLTVPSDTGVIAPVPVKSGFQGAGRYLTLTTCDPEWGSSHRLIAWGHLDSTQPVTQGKPAALRG from the coding sequence GTGACGGTGCGACTGATCGTCAGGAGCTTCAGCGAACTCTGCATCACCGTCGGTGCGTTGATCGTGCTGTTCGTCGCGTACCTGCTGTTCTGGACGGGCGTCAAAGCGGACAACGCGGCCGACCACCAGATCGACGACCTCCACCACCAGTGGGCGCGCAGCGCGGCCGCCACCCCTGGCCCCGCACCCGGATCCGGTGCCACGGCGCCGTCGAAACCGAAGCCCGCCGCGCCCCCCGCCCCCGTCGCGTACCACGCGGGCAAGCCCTTCGCCGTGATGTACATCCCGCGCCTCGGCGGGAGCTGGAGCAGGCCTGTGCTGCAGAACACGGCCGTCGGGACGCTCCAGCGGGGGCTCGGCCACTACGCGGGCACCGCGCGGCTCGGCGCCACGGGAAACTTCGCGGTCGCCGGACACCGGCGTACGTACGGCGACCCGTTCAAGGACTTCCCGAAACTCCGGCCCGGCGACGCGGTGGTGCTCACGGACGGGACGACCTGGTTCACGTACCGCATCGACAAGAAGCCCTATCTGACCGTGCCGTCCGACACCGGGGTCATCGCCCCGGTGCCGGTGAAGTCGGGTTTTCAGGGGGCCGGCCGCTATCTGACACTCACCACGTGCGACCCGGAATGGGGCAGCAGCCACCGGCTCATCGCCTGGGGACATCTCGACTCCACGCAGCCCGTGACGCAGGGCAAGCCGGCCGCTTTGCGCGGGTGA
- a CDS encoding rhomboid family intramembrane serine protease — translation MEELPGGPERQPGAGGLPHCYRHPGVETGISCVRCERPICPQCMISASVGFQCPECVRGSGTGSTPAPASRPRTVAGGAVTADPRLLTKILIGINVLVFIMQVANNNSFDSSYELVGQAQTTPFGPLVGVAQGQWYRLFTAMFMHANYPHIGFNMLSLWWIGGPLEAALGRARYIALYLISGLAGSALTYLIASPTEPSLGASGAIFGLLGATGVLMKRMNYDMRPLLGLLVVNVIFTFTGGIAWQAHLGGFVAGIVIAIGMVHAPRERRTLLQFGTCALVLVATIGMVLARTAMLT, via the coding sequence ATGGAAGAGTTGCCAGGAGGCCCGGAGCGGCAGCCCGGGGCGGGTGGTCTGCCCCACTGCTACCGCCACCCGGGCGTGGAGACGGGCATCAGCTGCGTCCGCTGTGAGCGGCCGATCTGCCCGCAGTGCATGATCAGTGCCTCTGTCGGCTTCCAGTGCCCGGAGTGCGTGCGCGGCTCCGGTACGGGGAGCACCCCGGCTCCGGCGAGCAGGCCGCGGACCGTGGCGGGCGGTGCGGTCACTGCCGACCCGCGCCTGCTCACCAAGATCCTCATCGGGATCAACGTCCTGGTGTTCATCATGCAGGTGGCGAACAACAACAGTTTCGACTCCAGTTACGAGCTGGTCGGCCAGGCGCAGACCACGCCGTTCGGGCCACTGGTGGGCGTCGCCCAGGGGCAGTGGTACCGCCTGTTCACCGCGATGTTCATGCACGCCAACTATCCGCACATCGGGTTCAACATGCTCAGCCTCTGGTGGATCGGCGGACCCCTGGAGGCTGCGCTCGGCCGGGCCCGCTACATCGCGCTGTATCTGATCTCCGGACTGGCCGGCAGCGCGCTCACCTATCTCATCGCCTCGCCGACCGAGCCGTCGCTCGGTGCGTCCGGCGCCATCTTCGGGCTGCTGGGTGCCACTGGTGTCCTGATGAAGCGCATGAACTACGACATGCGGCCGCTCCTGGGCCTGCTCGTGGTCAACGTGATTTTCACCTTCACCGGCGGAATCGCCTGGCAGGCGCATCTCGGCGGCTTCGTCGCCGGGATCGTCATCGCGATCGGTATGGTGCACGCCCCACGCGAGCGGCGGACGCTGCTGCAGTTCGGGACCTGCGCGCTGGTGCTCGTGGCGACCATCGGCATGGTGCTGGCCAGAACCGCCATGCTGACCTGA
- a CDS encoding DUF881 domain-containing protein, protein MSNSDDSPTGAARHRVWRPVRVLTAAVFALAGLIFVTSFNTAKGTDIRTDASMLKLSDLIQERNGKNKELGDSTAAVRRDVDALAQRDGGATKKEDAGLNALEKSAGTQKLSGAAVSVTLDDAPPNTTANPGYPEPQPNDLVIHQQDLQAVVNALWQGGAKGIKVMDQRLISTSAVRCVGNTLLLQGRVYSPPYKVTAVGNPGKLKKALTASPAIQNYLQYVKAYGLGWKVDDYRAVTLPGYSGTVDLHYAGPVG, encoded by the coding sequence TTGAGTAATTCTGACGACTCTCCCACAGGCGCCGCCCGTCATCGCGTCTGGCGGCCGGTCCGGGTCCTCACCGCCGCGGTTTTCGCGCTCGCCGGACTCATCTTCGTGACCAGTTTCAATACCGCCAAGGGCACCGATATCCGCACCGATGCGTCGATGCTGAAACTCTCGGACCTCATCCAGGAGCGCAACGGCAAGAACAAGGAGCTCGGCGACTCCACCGCTGCCGTCCGCCGCGACGTCGACGCGCTCGCGCAGCGTGACGGAGGCGCCACGAAGAAGGAGGACGCCGGCCTCAACGCCCTGGAGAAGTCCGCCGGTACGCAGAAGCTCAGCGGGGCCGCGGTCTCGGTCACGCTCGACGACGCCCCGCCGAACACCACCGCCAACCCCGGCTACCCCGAACCGCAGCCCAACGACCTGGTCATCCACCAGCAGGACCTCCAGGCGGTGGTGAACGCCCTGTGGCAGGGCGGTGCCAAGGGCATCAAGGTGATGGACCAGCGGCTGATCTCCACCAGCGCGGTGCGCTGCGTCGGCAACACCCTGCTCCTTCAGGGCCGCGTGTACTCCCCTCCGTACAAGGTGACGGCCGTCGGCAACCCCGGCAAGCTGAAAAAGGCGCTCACGGCCTCCCCGGCGATCCAGAACTACCTGCAGTACGTGAAGGCGTACGGGCTCGGCTGGAAAGTCGATGACTACCGGGCGGTGACTCTTCCCGGCTACTCGGGCACAGTGGATCTCCATTACGCAGGACCTGTGGGGTAG
- a CDS encoding FtsW/RodA/SpoVE family cell cycle protein, whose protein sequence is MSVVTNTTTIGAIEAPSRRNTELMLLVFAVAISVFGYANVGLAINGSLPSGILGYGTGLTLLAAVGHIVVRKFAPYADPLLLPLATLLNGIGLAIIWRLDQSPLLQQADHYAPAAPNQLMYSAVGVALFVGVLLLLKDHRILQRYTYISMVVAMLLLVAPMFFPAKFGARIWINIAGFSIQPGEFAKIAIAVFFSGYLMVKRDALALASRRFMGLYLPRGRDLGPILVIWLMSILILVFETDLGTSLLFFGLFVVMLYVATERTSWIVFGLIMSAAGAVGVATFEPHVQQRVDAWLAPFSKATLAQSDQVAKSLMSFGAGGTMGTGLGQGHSDLIGFAANSDFILATVGEELGLAGTMAILVIYGLIVERGVRTALAARDPFGKLLAIGLSGAFAIQVFVVAGGVMGLIPLTGMTMPFMAQGGSSVIANWALIGILIRISDTARRPAPSPAPSPDAEMTQVVRP, encoded by the coding sequence ATGAGCGTTGTCACCAACACGACCACCATCGGCGCGATCGAAGCACCGAGCCGCCGCAACACCGAGCTGATGCTGCTCGTATTCGCCGTCGCCATCTCGGTGTTCGGGTACGCCAACGTCGGCCTCGCGATCAACGGTTCGCTGCCTTCGGGCATCCTCGGCTACGGAACGGGCCTCACGCTGCTCGCGGCCGTCGGCCACATCGTGGTCCGTAAGTTCGCACCGTACGCGGATCCGCTGCTGCTGCCGCTGGCCACCCTGCTGAACGGCATCGGGCTGGCCATCATCTGGCGGCTCGACCAGTCGCCGCTGCTCCAGCAGGCCGACCACTATGCGCCCGCCGCTCCCAACCAGCTGATGTACTCCGCAGTGGGCGTCGCCCTCTTCGTCGGTGTCCTCCTGCTGCTCAAGGACCACCGGATCCTCCAGCGGTACACCTACATCTCCATGGTGGTGGCCATGCTGCTGCTGGTCGCGCCGATGTTCTTCCCCGCCAAGTTCGGCGCCCGGATCTGGATCAACATCGCCGGTTTCTCCATCCAGCCCGGTGAGTTCGCCAAGATCGCTATCGCGGTCTTCTTCTCCGGCTACCTCATGGTGAAGCGCGACGCCCTGGCCCTGGCCAGCCGCCGCTTCATGGGGCTGTATCTGCCGCGCGGCCGTGACCTCGGACCGATCCTCGTCATCTGGTTGATGTCGATCCTCATCCTGGTCTTCGAGACGGACCTCGGGACCTCGCTGCTCTTCTTCGGCCTCTTCGTCGTCATGCTGTACGTGGCGACGGAGCGCACCAGCTGGATCGTCTTCGGTCTGATCATGTCCGCGGCCGGCGCCGTCGGCGTGGCCACGTTCGAACCCCACGTCCAGCAGCGTGTGGACGCCTGGCTCGCCCCCTTCTCCAAGGCCACCCTGGCGCAGAGCGACCAGGTCGCGAAGTCCCTGATGTCCTTCGGTGCCGGCGGGACCATGGGCACCGGACTCGGCCAGGGACACTCGGACCTCATCGGCTTCGCCGCCAACTCCGACTTCATCCTCGCCACCGTCGGCGAGGAGCTCGGCCTGGCCGGCACCATGGCCATCCTGGTGATCTACGGACTGATCGTAGAGCGCGGCGTGCGGACCGCGCTGGCCGCCCGCGACCCCTTCGGGAAGCTGCTCGCCATCGGGCTCTCCGGTGCCTTCGCCATCCAGGTCTTCGTCGTAGCCGGTGGTGTCATGGGTCTCATCCCGCTGACCGGTATGACCATGCCCTTCATGGCGCAGGGTGGCTCATCCGTGATCGCCAACTGGGCCCTGATCGGCATCCTGATCCGGATCAGCGACACCGCGCGACGCCCGGCCCCGTCCCCCGCCCCGTCCCCCGACGCCGAGATGACCCAGGTGGTCCGACCGTGA
- a CDS encoding class E sortase has product MTALRPEQDGSGPAGASEPTGASESAGGDGPAARRDGAAGPGHPGREYDPLTDPLPTGRHGSPWFRAENMAPEPAVRNPPQDWYGREAVYEPIATPARPSAPAPTPTPAAPAHTPASTPASAANEPTPASVPAPVQPPAPEPFPKSGPAAGTDERSTAVFPVVRDDETVGLRVTGATPTRSAAADQPPVPTGGRAERRKAAKGRGRKSAAPAEPVIPAIPRTRMEARLAARALKDSPAVIASRAIGEIFISLGVLMLLFVTYQLWWTNVRAHQEANGTAHSLQDNWAKGGDKNDPGAFEPGQGFAIIHIPKLDVVVPIAEGVSKTKVLDRGMVGHYSEGKLKTAMPSAKTGNFALAGHRNTHGEPFRYINKLKDGDKVVVETQDDYYTYEVTSHLAQTSPSNVSVIQPVPVGSGFTRPGRYITLTTCTPEFTSTYRMVVWGKMVDERPRSKGMPEALTAG; this is encoded by the coding sequence GTGACGGCACTGCGCCCCGAACAGGACGGCTCGGGGCCGGCGGGGGCGTCGGAACCAACGGGGGCGTCGGAATCAGCGGGAGGGGACGGGCCCGCCGCACGGCGTGACGGGGCCGCCGGTCCCGGTCACCCCGGCCGGGAGTACGACCCGCTGACGGACCCCCTGCCGACCGGCAGGCACGGTTCGCCGTGGTTCCGGGCGGAGAACATGGCCCCGGAGCCGGCCGTGCGGAATCCGCCGCAGGACTGGTACGGGCGCGAGGCGGTGTACGAGCCGATAGCCACGCCCGCGCGCCCGTCCGCGCCTGCGCCCACGCCCACGCCCGCGGCCCCGGCCCACACGCCCGCGTCCACGCCCGCGTCCGCAGCCAATGAGCCCACGCCCGCCTCAGTACCGGCACCCGTACAGCCGCCTGCGCCGGAACCGTTCCCGAAGTCGGGTCCGGCCGCGGGGACGGATGAGCGGAGCACGGCCGTTTTCCCCGTCGTGCGGGACGACGAGACCGTGGGCCTCCGGGTCACCGGAGCCACACCCACGCGGTCCGCGGCCGCGGACCAGCCCCCCGTGCCGACCGGCGGACGCGCCGAGCGCCGCAAGGCCGCCAAGGGCCGGGGCCGGAAGAGCGCCGCGCCCGCCGAACCGGTCATCCCGGCCATCCCCCGCACCCGGATGGAGGCGCGCCTCGCGGCGCGCGCCCTCAAGGACAGCCCCGCGGTCATCGCCAGCCGGGCGATCGGTGAGATCTTCATCAGCCTCGGTGTGCTGATGCTGCTGTTCGTCACGTACCAGCTCTGGTGGACGAACGTACGCGCCCACCAGGAGGCCAACGGCACGGCCCACAGCCTCCAGGACAACTGGGCCAAGGGCGGCGACAAGAACGACCCCGGTGCCTTCGAGCCCGGACAGGGTTTCGCGATCATCCACATCCCCAAGCTGGACGTGGTCGTGCCGATCGCGGAGGGCGTCAGCAAGACCAAGGTGCTCGACCGCGGGATGGTCGGCCACTACAGCGAGGGCAAGCTCAAGACGGCGATGCCGTCGGCGAAGACGGGCAACTTCGCGCTGGCGGGCCACCGCAACACCCACGGCGAGCCGTTCCGCTACATCAACAAGCTCAAGGACGGCGACAAGGTCGTCGTCGAGACACAGGACGACTACTACACCTACGAGGTGACGAGTCACCTGGCTCAGACGTCCCCGTCGAACGTATCGGTGATCCAGCCGGTGCCGGTGGGATCCGGCTTCACCCGGCCGGGCCGCTACATCACGCTGACGACGTGCACCCCCGAGTTCACCAGTACGTACCGAATGGTCGTGTGGGGCAAGATGGTTGATGAACGGCCACGGAGCAAGGGGATGCCCGAAGCCCTGACCGCAGGCTGA
- the crgA gene encoding cell division protein CrgA, with translation MPKSRIRKKADFTPPPATKQATAIKLTNRSWVAPVMLAFFLIGLAWIVVFYVTDGDMPIKAFGNWNIVVGFGFIAGGFGVSTQWK, from the coding sequence GTGCCGAAGTCACGTATCCGCAAGAAGGCCGATTTCACGCCGCCGCCCGCGACGAAGCAGGCGACCGCCATAAAACTGACGAACCGCAGCTGGGTGGCGCCGGTGATGCTGGCGTTCTTCTTGATCGGTCTCGCCTGGATTGTCGTCTTTTACGTAACGGACGGCGATATGCCCATCAAGGCGTTCGGGAACTGGAACATCGTGGTCGGCTTCGGCTTCATCGCGGGCGGCTTCGGCGTCTCGACCCAGTGGAAGTAG